In Sphingomonas sp. Leaf357, a single genomic region encodes these proteins:
- a CDS encoding DUF4198 domain-containing protein, whose protein sequence is MMLGRIRSGVLKRRTTATMLEICAVAVTIASALSPAMGHMPYVLPSAFEAARDRITIEASFGEDAFRPEIAMKDAPFEVTRPDGKTVPLAAPTLASDLTVVEASLPVEGLYRVSSGQRLGRVGKMYRTGNVWTIVGEGAAPPAGATFVDVRSATIADAYVLRGKPGASGALTVRGKALEIHPLGDPASYSPGAPAAFEILYDGKPLAGEAVTLFREAGVYDGRKQAGTATTDEAGRITLTPPDAGRYLLLARHRTATPAGRDAYTSFTATLAFEAL, encoded by the coding sequence ATGATGTTGGGACGGATACGGTCCGGCGTTTTGAAGCGCCGCACGACAGCGACGATGCTGGAAATCTGCGCGGTTGCGGTGACGATTGCATCGGCGCTATCGCCTGCCATGGGCCATATGCCCTATGTGTTGCCCAGTGCGTTCGAGGCGGCGCGCGACCGGATCACGATCGAGGCTTCGTTCGGCGAGGATGCCTTCCGCCCCGAAATCGCGATGAAGGATGCGCCGTTCGAGGTGACCAGGCCCGATGGCAAGACCGTGCCGCTCGCCGCGCCAACGCTCGCCAGCGACTTGACGGTCGTCGAAGCGTCGCTGCCCGTCGAGGGCCTGTATCGCGTGTCGTCCGGCCAGCGGCTCGGACGGGTCGGCAAGATGTATCGAACCGGAAATGTCTGGACGATCGTCGGCGAAGGCGCTGCGCCCCCCGCAGGCGCGACCTTCGTTGACGTGCGTAGCGCGACGATCGCCGACGCCTATGTGCTGCGCGGCAAGCCCGGCGCGTCCGGCGCTCTCACGGTTCGCGGCAAGGCGCTCGAAATCCACCCGCTCGGCGATCCGGCAAGCTATTCGCCGGGCGCACCGGCGGCGTTCGAAATCCTCTACGACGGCAAGCCGTTGGCCGGCGAAGCGGTCACGCTCTTCCGCGAGGCCGGTGTGTATGACGGGCGCAAACAGGCGGGCACCGCGACCACGGACGAGGCCGGCAGGATCACGCTCACCCCGCCCGATGCCGGCCGCTACCTGCTCCTGGCCCGCCACCGCACCGCCACGCCCGCCGGTCGCGACGCCTATACCAGCTTCACCGCGACCTTGGCGTTCGAGGCACTGTGA